Below is a window of Bacteroidota bacterium DNA.
CTTACTTTATTCCTAACGATTGCTCTCCGCTGGTCCCACCCCGATCGAGAGCAGGAGGTCGGTACCTCTAGTATCGATTCTGCCATTCAACCAAGGCTCGCACCAATGCCCTTCAACAGAGGTCTCTTATGGCCAGATTGAAGCCTCGATCCGCACTTCAGACAGTCTCCAGAGCCCCCACCGGTATCAAGGGCCTCGACGAGATCACCCTCGGGGGACTGCCGAAGGGCCGCCCTACGCTCGTCTGCGGCAGCGCCGGAAGCGGCAAGACCCTGTTTGCGGTGGAGTTTCTTGTCCGCGGGGCTCTACAGTACGGCGAGCCGGGAGTTTTTCTGTCATTTGAGGAAAATGCGGATGACCTCACCGTCAATGTCGCCTCCCTCGGGTTTGATCTGAAGGAACTTTCTGCCCGCAAGAAAATCATTCTCGATCACATCCAGATCAATCAGAGTGAATTTGAAGAGACGGGGGAATACGATCTGGAGGGGCTCTTTGTCCGTCTGGGAAACGAAATCGATTCCATCAAGGCGAAACGGGTGGTGTTGGATACGATCGAGGTGCTTTTCTCCGCCTTCTCGAATCTTTCCATCCTCCGTTCGGAGCTCCGGCGGCTCTTCCGCTGGTTGAAGGACAAGGGGGTGACGGCCGTCATCACGGCGGAGAGGGGTAACGGAAGCTTGACGAGGCACGGGTTGGAGGAATACATTTCCGACTGCGTGATACTTCTTGACCACCGGATCAAGGAGCAGTTGTCCACGCGGCGCATACGAATTATTAAATTCCGCGGATCGGTTCACGGGGGAGACGAGTATCCCTTTCTCGTCGGGAGAGACGGCATTTCAATATTCCCCATCACATCGCTGGACCTGGAACAACAGTCAAGCAACCAGCGAATTTCGAGCGGCATCCCTGCGCTCGACACGATGCTGGAGGGGAAGGGTTACTTTCGAGGCAGCAGTATCCTCATCTCCGGAACCGCAGGAACCGGAAAGACGAGCCTTGTCGCCCATGCGGCGGAAGCCGCCTGCCGGCGCGGCGAACGGTGCCTTTACCTGGCCTTTGAGGAATCGCAAGGCCAGATCATTCGCAATATGAGCTCCATCGGCATCGATTTCGAGCCGTGGGTCCGGAAAGGGATTCTGCGATTCCACGCTGTCCGCCCGACTCTGTACGGCCTGGAAATGCACCTGGCGACCATCCACCGGCTCATCACCGATTTCGATCCCGGGCTCGTCGTGTTCGACCCTGTGTCAAACTTCACCTCCGTCGGGGACAGTCCCGAGGTCTATTCAATGCTGTTGCGGCTGATCGATTATCTGAAGGTCAACGGGGTCACGACGATGTTGACGAACCTCGTCTCGGGTG
It encodes the following:
- the kaiC gene encoding circadian clock protein KaiC; this encodes MARLKPRSALQTVSRAPTGIKGLDEITLGGLPKGRPTLVCGSAGSGKTLFAVEFLVRGALQYGEPGVFLSFEENADDLTVNVASLGFDLKELSARKKIILDHIQINQSEFEETGEYDLEGLFVRLGNEIDSIKAKRVVLDTIEVLFSAFSNLSILRSELRRLFRWLKDKGVTAVITAERGNGSLTRHGLEEYISDCVILLDHRIKEQLSTRRIRIIKFRGSVHGGDEYPFLVGRDGISIFPITSLDLEQQSSNQRISSGIPALDTMLEGKGYFRGSSILISGTAGTGKTSLVAHAAEAACRRGERCLYLAFEESQGQIIRNMSSIGIDFEPWVRKGILRFHAVRPTLYGLEMHLATIHRLITDFDPGLVVFDPVSNFTSVGDSPEVYSMLLRLIDYLKVNGVTTMLTNLVSGDRLSEGSEVGISSVMDTLIVLRDVENLNDRIRMLFVLKSRGMAHSRQLREILFTKKGIDLGPSRISHASGEPGPGR